A region of Malaciobacter marinus DNA encodes the following proteins:
- a CDS encoding zinc ribbon domain-containing protein YjdM encodes MEQLPNCPKCNSEYTYEDGSLLVCPECAHEWSLNDTQEDEDILVVKDANGTLLNDGDDVTVIKDLKVKGSSSGIKVGTKIKGIRLVDGNDGHNIDCKVPGVGAIKLKQEFVKKQ; translated from the coding sequence ATGGAGCAATTACCAAACTGTCCAAAATGTAATAGCGAATATACTTATGAAGATGGAAGCTTACTTGTATGCCCAGAGTGTGCACATGAGTGGTCTTTAAACGATACACAAGAAGATGAAGATATTTTAGTTGTAAAAGATGCAAATGGTACACTTTTAAATGATGGAGATGATGTAACAGTTATAAAAGATTTAAAAGTAAAAGGAAGCTCTTCTGGTATAAAAGTTGGAACAAAAATCAAAGGTATTAGACTTGTTGATGGAAATGATGGTCATAATATTGATTGTAAAGTACCAGGTGTTGGTGCAATAAAATTAAAACAAGAGTTTGTTAAAAAACAATAA